The genome window TTATGAATTCAACAGCATCTCGCCAATTCATAATCCCGCCAAGCCCTATTATTGGAATATTTACAACTTGTGCTACCTGATATACTTTTGCAACTGCTATTGGCTTGATAGCAGGCCCGGATAAACCTCCGGTTCCCCTTGCAATAAGAGGTTTTGCGGACTCGATATCAATTACCATTCCAACAAGTGTGTTAATAAGAGAGACTGCATCTGCGCCTGCCTCTTCAGCAGCTTCTGCAATTTGAGTAATATCAGTAACATTTGGAGTAAGCTTGACAATTATCGGTTTATCTGTTGTCTGTCTGACTCTTTTTGTAACTTCAAAAGTACCTTCAGCAGAAACACCAAGTGCAATACCGCCTCTGTCAACATTAGGGCATGAAACATTGACCTCAATTGCATCAACACGTTTATGGCCTTGTACAAGCTCTGCAACTTTGCCGTACTCTTCCACCGTGCTTCCGGCAATATTAACAACAACGGCAGAATCCAGGGTTTCCAGTGCAGGCAGTTTTTCCAAAAGGAATTTTGCCGAGCCTACATTTGCAAGTCCGATAGAATTTATCATGCCTGCAGGAGTCTCTGCAATACGCGGCACAGGATTGCCTTCCCGCGGCTCCAAAGTTATTGTTTTGGTAATTATTCCGCCGAGTTCGGAAGGATTCATAAATTCCGAATATTCAGTACCATATCCAAATGTTCCGGACGCTGTGAGTACAGGATTCTTCAGTTTTAATGATCCTATATTAACTGTAAGGTCAACCATCAAAATCTATATCCTCTAATTTAAATACGGGACCGTCTTTACATGCCATTTTATAACTCTTATTCTTCATCTGTACTGCACAGCCCATACATACACCTACTCCGCATGCCATTCTCTCTTCCATGGAAACATACCATTCAATACCTATTTTATCAGTCATAGACTGTACTTTTGCAAGCATTGGATTCGGCCCGCAGATAAATCCCCTAACTTTGATATTCGGGTCAGTATTGAGAATAAACCTTGCAATAAGGTCTGTAACAAACCCTTTATGGCCTATAGATCCATCATCTGTCGCGAATTTAACTTCAATATTTCTATCCCTTAAATAACCGGCATTCCATATTTCTTCTTTTGATTTCGCACCCCACAAAAATGTTGCTTTTTTCCCTGCTTTGGCAATTTCATCAGCGAGGAAAAAAAGAGGTGCAACACCCATTCCGCCTCCTGCAATAAGAGCATGATCAAAATCCTCTCTTATATCAAATCCTCTGCCAAGCGGCCCCATAACATCAAGTAGAACCCCTTCTTTTACATTAGCGAGAATCTCAGTGCCCCTGCCTATAACACGAAAAAGGACAGAGACTTCCTGCTTTCTTTTATCAACGTGATGAATTGAGAAAGGCCGCCTTAAAAGCGGGTCTATGGAATTACTAACTCTGATATGTACAAACTGTCCGCTCTTTGCGGATTCAGCTATTTCAGGAGCTCTAATATTCAGGATAAAAACATTACTGCATAATTTATTGTTTCCGGTTACAACGCAGGAAAATATATCCACAAATTGCCTCTTTATTCTATTTTTAATTCCTTAAGCCGGATGCGCAGAGTCAGCCATGAACCAACAGGCTTTCCCATAGCAACTGCAGGTTTGAATTCTGTTTTTCTTACAGCAGCACTTATCACAGCAAGTAATGTC of bacterium contains these proteins:
- a CDS encoding dihydroorotate dehydrogenase, which gives rise to MVDLTVNIGSLKLKNPVLTASGTFGYGTEYSEFMNPSELGGIITKTITLEPREGNPVPRIAETPAGMINSIGLANVGSAKFLLEKLPALETLDSAVVVNIAGSTVEEYGKVAELVQGHKRVDAIEVNVSCPNVDRGGIALGVSAEGTFEVTKRVRQTTDKPIIVKLTPNVTDITQIAEAAEEAGADAVSLINTLVGMVIDIESAKPLIARGTGGLSGPAIKPIAVAKVYQVAQVVNIPIIGLGGIMNWRDAVEFIMAGASAVQVGTLNFVDPRASLSIVKGINDFCREKGIMKIEDLCGIANKK
- a CDS encoding dihydroorotate dehydrogenase electron transfer subunit; translation: MDIFSCVVTGNNKLCSNVFILNIRAPEIAESAKSGQFVHIRVSNSIDPLLRRPFSIHHVDKRKQEVSVLFRVIGRGTEILANVKEGVLLDVMGPLGRGFDIREDFDHALIAGGGMGVAPLFFLADEIAKAGKKATFLWGAKSKEEIWNAGYLRDRNIEVKFATDDGSIGHKGFVTDLIARFILNTDPNIKVRGFICGPNPMLAKVQSMTDKIGIEWYVSMEERMACGVGVCMGCAVQMKNKSYKMACKDGPVFKLEDIDFDG